From Chaetodon auriga isolate fChaAug3 chromosome 10, fChaAug3.hap1, whole genome shotgun sequence, a single genomic window includes:
- the LOC143327275 gene encoding cytosolic sulfotransferase 3-like has protein sequence MSFDPDKMNSSRPELFDFHGVSMTHYFTDNWENVQNFQARPDDILIATYPKAGTTWVSYILDLLHFGQTSPERQTSIPIYDRVPFLEIVIPSVHSGVDQVNNLPTSPRLIKTHFPVQFVPKSFWEQNCRVVYVARNAKDNAVSYFHFDCMNMVEPDPGDWSSYLQRFMKGKMVFGPWYDHVNGWWKKKQTYSKIHYMFFEDMVEDTGREIDKLCSFLGLSPSAEEKKQITGGVQFDNMKKNDMTNYSTAPVMDFKISPFMRKGKVGDWKNHFTVAQSEEFDEDYKKKMKDPTLQFRTVI, from the exons GGAGAACGTTCAAAACTTTCAGGCCAGGCCAGATGACATACTTATTGCAACATACCCCAAAGCTG gaACCACATGGGTCTCCTACATCCTTGACCTCCTGCATTTCGGTCAAACATCCCCGGAGCGCCAGACATCCATCCCAATCTATGACAGAGTGCCTTTCTTGGAGATTGTCATCCCGTCTGTGCATTCAG GAGTTGACCAGGTGAACAACCTTCCCACTTCTCCACGGCTCATTAAAACTCATTTTCCGGTCCAGTTTGTGCCAAAGTCCTTTTGGGAGCAAAACTGCAGG gTAGTCTACGTGGCCCGCAATGCCAAAGACAACGCAGTCtcttattttcactttgattgCATGAACATGGTGGAGCCAGACCCTGGAGACTGGAGCAGCTACCTCCAAAGATTCATGAAGGGAAAGA TGGTGTTTGGACCCTGGTATGACCATGTGAACGGCTGgtggaagaagaaacagactTACTCAAAAATCCATTACATGTTCTTTGAAGACATGGTTGAG GATACTGGACGGGAAATCGACAAACTCTGCTCCTTTCTTGGTTTGTCTCCTTCAGcggaggagaagaaacaaattACAGGTGGAGTGCAGTTTGATAATATGAAAAAGAACGACATGACCAACTATTCCACAGCCCCAGTTATGGATTTCAAAATTTCTCCTTTCATGAGAAAAG GGAAGGTTGGTGACTGGAAGAACCATTTCACTGTGGCCCAGAGTGAAGAGTTTGATGAAGACtacaagaagaagatgaaggatcCTACACTGCAGTTTCGCACTGTTATCTGA